In Lewinellaceae bacterium, a single window of DNA contains:
- a CDS encoding YifB family Mg chelatase-like AAA ATPase yields the protein MLVKTFAAAVHGVDARKITVEVNAGGFVAHTSQFYHLVGLPDNAVKEGFQRIEAAIQNIGFRMLRVKTVVNLAPADIRKEGSAYDLPIAMAVMAATDQIDGNELDQYIMMGELSLDGGLRPIKGALPIAIMARKEGYKGFILPKQNAREAAIVDGLDVFGVSSLKEAVDFLGGSLKIEPKMVITRDEFFETQNVYDVDFSDVKGQQNIKRALEIAAAGGHNVILIGPPGAGKTMLARRLPTILPPLNLHEALETTKIHSVAGVLPPESALIGTRPFRAPHHTISDVALVGGGSNPNPGEISLAHNGVLFLDELPEFKRSALEVLRQPMEERRVTISRAKISVEYPAGFMLIASMNPCPCGYYNHPDKDCVCAPGQIKHYLNKISGPLLDRIDLHVEVTPVSYERLTSSEMPSETSADIAARVASAREMQEARFKDKPNIFNNAQMSSRMVREVCQVNPAGLLLVKKAMEKLQLSARAYDRILKVARTAADLGGSEGIRIEDLAEAIHFRSLDRESWAG from the coding sequence ATGCTCGTCAAGACCTTTGCCGCCGCCGTTCACGGCGTAGACGCCCGAAAGATCACCGTAGAAGTCAATGCCGGAGGCTTCGTTGCCCACACCAGCCAATTTTACCATCTGGTGGGCCTGCCGGACAATGCCGTCAAGGAGGGCTTCCAGCGCATCGAGGCCGCCATCCAGAACATCGGCTTCCGGATGCTGCGGGTGAAAACCGTGGTCAACCTCGCCCCCGCCGACATTCGCAAGGAGGGCTCCGCCTACGACCTCCCCATCGCCATGGCCGTGATGGCGGCCACCGACCAGATCGACGGCAATGAACTGGACCAGTACATCATGATGGGAGAGCTGTCCCTCGACGGCGGCCTGCGGCCGATCAAAGGCGCGCTGCCCATTGCCATCATGGCCCGCAAGGAAGGGTACAAAGGTTTTATCCTGCCGAAGCAGAATGCCCGGGAGGCAGCCATCGTCGACGGGCTGGACGTCTTCGGCGTCAGCAGCCTGAAGGAGGCCGTGGACTTCCTCGGGGGCAGCCTGAAGATCGAACCCAAAATGGTGATCACCCGCGATGAATTCTTCGAAACCCAGAACGTCTACGACGTCGACTTCTCGGATGTAAAGGGCCAGCAGAACATCAAACGAGCCCTGGAGATCGCGGCGGCAGGCGGGCACAACGTCATCCTCATCGGCCCGCCCGGCGCGGGCAAGACCATGCTGGCCCGGCGCCTGCCCACCATCCTGCCGCCCCTCAACCTGCACGAGGCGCTGGAGACCACCAAAATACACTCAGTGGCCGGCGTGCTGCCGCCCGAGTCGGCCCTGATCGGCACCCGCCCTTTCCGGGCGCCCCACCACACCATCAGCGACGTGGCTCTGGTAGGCGGCGGCTCCAACCCCAACCCTGGGGAGATTTCCCTGGCCCACAACGGCGTGCTCTTCCTGGATGAACTGCCCGAGTTCAAGCGCTCTGCGCTGGAAGTGCTGCGCCAGCCCATGGAAGAGCGTCGGGTGACCATCTCCCGCGCCAAGATTTCGGTCGAATACCCGGCCGGCTTTATGCTCATCGCCTCCATGAACCCCTGCCCCTGCGGCTACTACAACCACCCCGACAAGGACTGCGTCTGCGCGCCCGGCCAGATCAAGCACTACCTCAACAAGATCTCCGGCCCCCTGCTCGACCGCATCGACCTGCACGTGGAGGTCACCCCCGTTTCTTACGAGCGGCTGACCAGCTCTGAAATGCCTTCCGAAACCAGTGCCGACATCGCCGCCCGTGTCGCCAGCGCTCGCGAAATGCAGGAGGCGCGCTTTAAAGACAAACCCAATATCTTCAATAACGCCCAAATGTCTAGCCGCATGGTGCGGGAGGTCTGCCAGGTCAACCCCGCCGGGCTGCTGCTGGTGAAGAAGGCGATGGAGAAGCTACAGCTTTCGGCGCGGGCGTATGATAGGATACTGAAGGTGGCGCGGACGGCGGCGGATTTGGGGGGGAGTGAGGGGATAAGGATTGAGGATTTGGCGGAGGCGATTCATTTTAGGTCATTGGATCGGGAGAGCTGGGCGGGGTAG
- a CDS encoding XisH family protein, whose amino-acid sequence MSRRDLFHDHVKEALEKDGWKITHDPYMLIIHDEKGNKRDYPIDLGAEVILAAEKENSKIAIEVKTFGGSSTISDYHQALGQYMDYLVGLQTQEPDRKLYLAISQQAYKEIQGNPLAKLSVEHYGISMIIFDPRSKTILQWIR is encoded by the coding sequence ATGTCACGAAGAGACTTATTTCATGACCATGTAAAAGAAGCTTTGGAAAAAGATGGATGGAAAATTACACATGATCCATACATGCTTATTATCCATGATGAAAAGGGGAATAAGAGAGATTACCCGATTGACCTTGGAGCAGAAGTTATCCTTGCTGCCGAAAAGGAAAATTCCAAAATTGCTATTGAAGTAAAGACTTTTGGTGGTTCTAGTACCATTAGTGATTATCATCAGGCTTTAGGGCAGTACATGGATTATTTGGTGGGCCTTCAAACCCAAGAACCGGATAGAAAATTGTATCTTGCTATCAGCCAGCAAGCATATAAGGAAATCCAGGGAAACCCGCTGGCTAAGTTATCTGTTGAACACTATGGCATTTCGATGATCATTTTCGATCCGAGGTCAAAAACTATTCTGCAATGGATAAGATAA
- a CDS encoding XisI protein — translation MDKIKQYQKTIEEIYQDIANAYKGATNSLDVQLLLDKEGYHYQLLMLGWQGEDYTFQSLLHIDIKQGKIWIQWNATEYPLEEELVKKGISPSEIVLGLKHPDYRQYTDFAVA, via the coding sequence ATGGATAAGATAAAACAATATCAAAAAACAATCGAAGAGATCTATCAGGACATAGCAAATGCCTATAAAGGAGCTACCAATTCATTGGACGTTCAGTTATTGCTGGACAAAGAAGGCTACCATTATCAGCTTTTGATGCTGGGGTGGCAAGGGGAAGATTATACTTTTCAGAGCCTTCTGCACATCGATATTAAACAAGGGAAAATCTGGATTCAGTGGAATGCAACTGAATATCCGTTGGAAGAAGAATTGGTGAAAAAAGGAATCTCCCCTTCAGAAATAGTGCTGGGCTTGAAGCACCCTGATTATCGGCAATACACTGATTTTGCGGTGGCGTAA
- a CDS encoding YdcF family protein, translated as MQDHLSHAKNIWAYLGADYTVKKSDFMLVLGSSDLSVANYASAFWFKNLAGYIVVSGGFGKLTKEMWAVSEARKFSQIMMGNGVPEEKIILEEKATNTGENIGNAKKLIADLGLPANSGILITKPYMKRRAFNTASKQWSEANWSVAAEAISFEDYLIRQDDPQNFISIMVGDLQRIKIYAESGFQIRDEVPQEVWESFEALVQLGYDRYLTE; from the coding sequence ATGCAAGATCACCTTTCTCACGCCAAAAACATCTGGGCTTATTTAGGGGCTGACTATACCGTCAAAAAATCGGATTTCATGCTGGTACTGGGGAGCAGCGACCTGAGCGTAGCCAATTATGCATCTGCTTTCTGGTTTAAAAACCTGGCCGGCTATATCGTCGTATCCGGCGGATTTGGAAAACTGACCAAGGAAATGTGGGCCGTTTCTGAAGCCAGGAAATTCTCCCAAATAATGATGGGCAACGGCGTGCCGGAAGAAAAGATCATCCTGGAAGAAAAGGCTACAAATACCGGCGAAAATATCGGGAATGCCAAAAAGTTGATTGCTGATCTCGGACTCCCGGCCAATTCGGGAATCCTCATTACCAAGCCGTACATGAAACGCCGGGCGTTTAATACGGCATCCAAACAGTGGAGCGAAGCAAACTGGTCGGTGGCCGCAGAAGCAATATCCTTTGAGGATTATTTAATAAGGCAGGATGACCCGCAAAACTTCATCAGCATTATGGTGGGCGACCTGCAACGGATCAAAATTTATGCAGAATCGGGCTTTCAGATCAGGGACGAAGTGCCTCAGGAGGTTTGGGAGAGCTTCGAGGCGCTGGTGCAATTGGGGTATGATCGATATCTGACAGAATAA
- a CDS encoding glutaredoxin: protein MKTSKREIAIYYNPESSSDRKAVAYAQSLSHYVKAYSFQQNPCRGNTEWCKVLTALKMHPKELMNKAHPYYQANIRGREFDEEGWFNILRSNPELIKAPIAIRGDRAVLCLNPKDVYRLVKEEEELEELAQ from the coding sequence ATGAAAACGAGTAAGCGGGAAATTGCGATCTATTACAATCCTGAATCCAGCAGTGACCGCAAGGCGGTCGCCTATGCTCAAAGCCTCTCCCATTATGTTAAAGCCTACTCTTTTCAACAAAACCCCTGCCGAGGCAATACAGAGTGGTGCAAAGTGCTGACGGCTTTGAAGATGCATCCGAAAGAATTGATGAACAAAGCCCATCCTTACTACCAGGCCAATATCCGGGGGCGGGAATTTGATGAAGAGGGTTGGTTCAACATTCTGCGTTCCAACCCGGAACTGATCAAAGCGCCTATCGCTATCCGGGGTGACAGGGCCGTCCTCTGCCTGAACCCGAAGGATGTTTACCGCCTGGTTAAGGAGGAGGAAGAATTAGAGGAATTGGCACAGTAA
- a CDS encoding DPP IV N-terminal domain-containing protein encodes MHFSPGLAQTPYAPEKLTAEDYHRGEYALSAHTSFLVFRDDVRPTWIDSYRFWYRNSIPEGQEFILVDARKKTKEQAFDHKKLAEALSQATGTEYTSLRLPFSSFEFTEDEQSIVFNAKGQRFTCNLKTYACTAEEAPDRLGRQYTLSPDGAKAAFIRDFNLWIKDVKTGEETQLTTDGEQDFGYATNNAGWIKSERPVLLWSPDSKKIATFQHDGRGVGEMYLATTNVGHPKLEAWKYPLPGDSLIFRIHRVVVHLDGPRVVRLQMPPDPHRSSVTDHVAGWDGTFLDVEWSEDGGQLAFLSNSRDHKEAALRVADPQTGEVRKVLEEREETFFESGYRMSNWHVLKASDEVIWFSQRSDWGHLYLYNLETGKLKHPITQGEWNVLQVLKVDEKERIIYFTGAGREAGDPYFQYLYRVGMDGSNLKLLSPDSANHEISLSPSGEFFVDSYSTPATPPVTVLRNNIGEKLLTLEEADISRLLESGWVPPMPITVKARDGVTDLYGLLFKPANFGPEKKYPIINYIYPGPQSGSVGSRSFSASRRDNQALANLGFIVVSIDAMGTPMRSKSFHAAYYGNMGDNGLPDQVAGMQQLAGRYPWIDLDRAGIYGHSGGGFASTDAILRYPDFFKVAVSGAGNHDNRNYEDDWGEKWQGLLETFPDGTTNYDNQANQLLVENLKGKLLLTHGTMDTNVPVYNTLLVVDRLIEANKDFDLALFPNRGHGFAMEPYMMRKRWDYFVKNLLGAEPPKEYEFNEPARP; translated from the coding sequence ATGCACTTTTCCCCCGGCCTGGCCCAAACGCCCTACGCTCCCGAAAAGCTCACCGCCGAAGACTACCACCGCGGAGAATATGCCCTGAGCGCCCACACTTCCTTCCTGGTGTTCCGGGACGACGTGCGCCCCACCTGGATTGACAGCTACCGCTTCTGGTACCGCAACAGTATCCCGGAAGGACAGGAGTTTATTCTGGTGGATGCCCGGAAAAAGACGAAAGAACAGGCGTTCGACCACAAAAAGCTGGCGGAGGCGCTTAGTCAGGCCACTGGTACAGAATATACCTCTTTGCGACTGCCTTTTTCCAGTTTCGAATTTACGGAAGACGAACAAAGCATCGTTTTCAACGCCAAAGGCCAACGGTTCACCTGCAACCTGAAAACCTACGCCTGCACCGCAGAGGAAGCGCCGGATCGATTGGGGCGCCAATACACCCTTTCTCCCGACGGCGCCAAAGCGGCTTTTATCCGCGATTTCAACCTTTGGATAAAAGATGTGAAAACCGGCGAAGAAACCCAACTCACCACCGACGGCGAACAGGATTTCGGCTACGCCACCAACAACGCCGGCTGGATCAAAAGCGAGCGGCCCGTCCTGCTCTGGTCGCCCGACTCGAAAAAGATCGCCACCTTTCAGCACGACGGCCGCGGGGTGGGCGAGATGTACCTGGCCACCACCAACGTCGGCCACCCCAAGCTGGAAGCCTGGAAGTATCCTTTGCCGGGCGACAGCCTCATCTTCCGCATCCACCGGGTAGTCGTTCACCTGGACGGGCCGCGCGTGGTGCGCCTGCAGATGCCGCCCGACCCGCACCGCTCTTCCGTTACCGACCATGTAGCCGGATGGGACGGCACATTCCTCGATGTGGAATGGAGCGAGGATGGCGGCCAACTGGCCTTCCTTTCCAATTCGCGGGATCACAAGGAAGCGGCGCTGCGCGTGGCCGACCCCCAAACGGGCGAAGTGCGGAAAGTGCTGGAAGAACGGGAAGAAACCTTCTTCGAATCCGGTTACCGGATGAGCAACTGGCATGTCCTGAAAGCCTCTGATGAGGTGATCTGGTTCTCTCAGCGCAGCGATTGGGGGCACCTTTACCTTTACAACCTGGAAACGGGCAAATTGAAGCACCCCATAACGCAAGGCGAGTGGAACGTTTTGCAGGTGCTGAAAGTCGATGAGAAAGAACGCATCATATACTTTACCGGCGCAGGCCGGGAGGCCGGCGACCCTTACTTCCAGTATCTGTACCGCGTCGGTATGGATGGCTCGAATCTGAAACTGCTCAGCCCCGACAGCGCCAACCATGAGATTTCGCTCTCGCCTTCCGGCGAATTTTTTGTGGACAGCTATTCTACGCCGGCCACTCCTCCGGTTACTGTCCTGCGGAACAATATAGGGGAGAAACTACTTACGCTGGAAGAGGCCGACATTTCCCGCCTGCTGGAATCCGGCTGGGTTCCACCCATGCCCATTACCGTGAAGGCCAGGGACGGCGTTACGGACCTTTACGGGCTGCTGTTCAAACCGGCCAACTTTGGCCCGGAAAAGAAATACCCGATCATCAACTACATCTACCCCGGCCCGCAATCCGGCAGCGTGGGCAGCCGCAGTTTTTCGGCTTCCCGCCGCGACAACCAGGCCCTGGCCAACCTGGGCTTCATCGTGGTGTCCATCGACGCCATGGGCACGCCCATGCGCTCGAAATCCTTCCACGCCGCCTACTACGGCAATATGGGCGACAACGGCCTGCCCGACCAGGTGGCCGGCATGCAACAACTGGCCGGACGCTACCCCTGGATCGACCTGGACCGCGCCGGCATCTACGGCCATTCCGGCGGCGGCTTCGCTTCCACCGACGCCATCCTCCGCTATCCGGATTTCTTCAAGGTGGCCGTAAGCGGCGCCGGCAACCACGACAACCGCAACTACGAAGACGACTGGGGCGAAAAATGGCAGGGCCTGCTGGAAACCTTCCCGGACGGAACGACCAACTACGACAACCAGGCCAACCAACTGCTGGTGGAAAACCTCAAGGGCAAGTTGCTGCTCACCCACGGCACTATGGATACGAATGTGCCCGTGTACAATACCCTGCTCGTGGTGGATAGGCTCATCGAGGCTAATAAAGACTTTGACCTGGCGCTGTTCCCCAACCGGGGGCACGGCTTTGCCATGGAACCGTATATGATGCGCAAGCGGTGGGATTATTTTGTGAAAAACCTCCTGGGGGCGGAGCCGCCAAAGGAGTACGAATTCAATGAGCCTGCCCGTCCATGA
- a CDS encoding nicotinamide mononucleotide transporter, whose protein sequence is MQIIEFIAVVSGMTHVYLLTRQKIIAWPFGLLSVGLYIFIFAESRLYSDVILHVIYVMLNIYGWWNWAHKGPEEDELPVTRLTRTEIAAWSALILAGFIAWGSIMKANTNADFPYPDAFTTVASLVAQFLLARKKLENWMLWIIVDIVAINIYALKGLYLTSGLYGVYLLLCIKGWRDWRKAMG, encoded by the coding sequence CTGCAAATTATCGAATTTATCGCTGTGGTGAGCGGGATGACCCACGTTTACCTGCTTACCCGCCAAAAGATCATCGCCTGGCCGTTCGGGTTGCTCAGCGTAGGGCTTTACATTTTTATCTTCGCGGAGTCCCGGTTGTATTCCGACGTTATCCTGCACGTCATTTATGTGATGCTCAACATTTACGGATGGTGGAACTGGGCACATAAGGGGCCGGAGGAAGACGAATTGCCGGTCACCCGGTTGACGAGAACCGAGATTGCCGCCTGGAGCGCGCTCATCCTGGCCGGCTTCATCGCCTGGGGCAGCATCATGAAAGCCAACACCAACGCCGATTTCCCCTATCCCGACGCCTTTACCACCGTCGCCAGCCTGGTGGCCCAGTTCCTGCTGGCCCGCAAAAAGCTGGAAAACTGGATGCTCTGGATCATCGTGGATATTGTGGCCATCAACATCTACGCGCTCAAAGGGCTTTACCTGACCTCCGGTTTGTATGGCGTGTACCTATTATTATGCATCAAGGGGTGGCGGGATTGGCGAAAGGCCATGGGCTGA
- a CDS encoding M4 family metallopeptidase — MIKNLLLLTLALAGLYGFSFFNGPSGGPETPSAPPFVFYAKNGNPNWLKPREGVRLKPEDVLQKHAGELGLGARDELRLYRTLADELGMIHYRYGLFHRGVKVQDAEVFIHERNGVVESLNGHWPRGLDAGVEPAISAEEAIALALQYMPATTYIWEVEAAEQMLQKVRRDKKATFLPEAELVLIDPSLEQAAEDYHLAYTLTVHAKEPVEERKQLFIDANTGELLLKLEQLFDNDHTGIAETKYSGTREIITDSIASNRFRLIETGRGGGIETYDLNTSSNENNSVDFTDDDNYWNNVNPQQDEAATDAHWGAEMTFDYFAQVHNYTGIDGENMPLISYVHYSENWVNAQWTGNWARFGDGNGTSYSSMAALDIVAHEFGHGITQFNAGLIYQDESGALNESFSDIFGAAVEFWASPELSDWYSGEDANINGNGLRDMSNPKSKGDPDTYRGQNWINSGEDNGGVHTNSGVQNYWFYLLADGGSGSNDNGDGYDVQGVGVDTAAAIAFRNLRYYLGRRSEYFDARLGSLQAAEDLYGICSQAVVETTKAWYAVGIGPETSDFDLRLLEILSPAPIECGFGEAETITLQFRYNGCSEQLEAGFQIPMAFQVDGGAVRWDTLTLPSALTGGDTLTFTYAIPAAELALPAVHQLRCWAGLEADVASFNDTLELTVDNILEQNVDLGLGDILSPFSGCFLDQSSLPVQVQFGFFGCDSLPAGETLEVSYRLNNGAVVSESATLPNTLYRGDFFNYTFNNQALLPVSVGNELDAWITYSPDYLMGNDTIMGRVVSNPIPVTYPGKVTFEGGMLALDSIYTTLAKEGNVFLSEDAARTGSYGIQMTGGDFISARQRGETVNPEEDNVWEVNEQFSAKVCFCADLTNLAAASLRFDLRQTYTTYYLTGFGSVRPLGSPLRVLVNGEQASETYKPGTFSSDLWKTHRIELADYLGSRVEVCFETRNGFSKEFDPSNKGDNAYIDNIVIGDLALGTDGEASANRPIRLFPNPARQNIRMDIPHSWEVQAIEVYNQLGERVMAVPVEERVIHASFLPAGLYFIRVKAEGREWVEKVVVQ, encoded by the coding sequence ATGATTAAAAATTTACTTCTGCTCACCCTGGCCCTCGCCGGCCTTTACGGATTCAGCTTCTTCAACGGGCCATCAGGCGGCCCCGAAACCCCTTCTGCTCCTCCCTTCGTTTTTTATGCCAAAAATGGAAACCCCAACTGGTTGAAACCCAGAGAAGGGGTACGGCTCAAACCAGAGGATGTCCTCCAAAAACATGCCGGAGAACTGGGCCTTGGCGCCAGAGATGAACTCCGCCTTTATCGCACCCTTGCCGATGAACTGGGTATGATCCACTATCGATACGGATTGTTTCATCGCGGCGTCAAAGTGCAGGATGCGGAAGTTTTTATCCACGAAAGAAATGGCGTGGTAGAAAGTTTAAACGGCCATTGGCCCCGTGGGCTGGATGCGGGGGTAGAACCGGCCATCAGCGCCGAAGAAGCCATCGCGCTGGCCCTGCAATACATGCCGGCCACTACTTACATCTGGGAGGTGGAGGCGGCCGAACAGATGCTGCAAAAAGTGCGGCGGGACAAAAAAGCGACTTTCCTTCCGGAAGCAGAGCTGGTGCTGATCGACCCATCGCTCGAACAGGCGGCGGAAGATTACCACCTGGCTTATACGCTAACCGTGCATGCCAAAGAACCCGTCGAAGAGCGCAAGCAACTGTTCATCGACGCGAACACCGGCGAATTGCTCCTGAAACTGGAACAGCTGTTCGACAACGACCATACTGGTATTGCCGAAACCAAATACAGCGGCACCCGTGAGATCATTACGGATTCCATAGCTTCCAACCGGTTCCGGCTCATTGAAACCGGCCGGGGCGGCGGCATCGAGACCTACGACCTGAACACCAGTTCAAATGAAAACAATAGCGTAGATTTTACCGACGACGACAACTACTGGAACAACGTCAACCCTCAGCAGGACGAAGCAGCCACCGACGCCCACTGGGGCGCAGAGATGACCTTCGATTATTTCGCTCAGGTGCACAATTACACCGGTATCGACGGGGAGAACATGCCTCTGATCAGCTATGTGCACTACAGCGAAAATTGGGTGAATGCCCAGTGGACGGGCAATTGGGCCCGGTTTGGCGATGGAAACGGCACCTCTTATTCTTCAATGGCCGCCCTGGATATCGTGGCGCACGAATTTGGGCACGGCATTACCCAGTTCAACGCCGGTTTGATCTACCAGGATGAAAGCGGCGCGCTCAACGAATCTTTCAGCGATATTTTTGGCGCCGCAGTCGAGTTCTGGGCATCTCCGGAATTGTCGGATTGGTATTCGGGGGAGGACGCCAACATCAACGGCAATGGCCTGCGGGATATGTCCAACCCCAAGTCAAAAGGCGACCCCGATACCTATCGCGGGCAGAACTGGATCAACAGCGGTGAGGATAATGGCGGGGTGCATACCAACAGCGGGGTGCAAAACTACTGGTTCTACCTGCTCGCCGACGGAGGCAGTGGGTCGAACGATAACGGTGATGGCTACGACGTTCAGGGCGTGGGAGTGGATACGGCTGCGGCCATCGCCTTCCGCAACCTGCGGTACTACCTCGGCCGCCGCTCCGAATACTTCGACGCCCGCCTGGGCAGCCTGCAGGCTGCCGAAGACCTCTACGGCATCTGCTCGCAAGCGGTGGTGGAAACTACCAAAGCCTGGTACGCCGTCGGCATCGGCCCGGAAACTTCCGACTTCGACCTGCGCCTGCTGGAGATACTCAGCCCTGCTCCCATCGAGTGCGGCTTTGGCGAAGCGGAAACCATCACCCTTCAATTCCGGTACAATGGCTGCAGCGAGCAGCTAGAAGCGGGTTTTCAGATTCCAATGGCCTTCCAGGTTGACGGCGGCGCCGTACGCTGGGATACCTTAACGTTGCCTTCCGCGCTGACAGGTGGCGATACCCTGACGTTCACTTATGCTATTCCGGCGGCTGAACTGGCCCTGCCGGCCGTCCACCAATTGCGCTGCTGGGCGGGGCTGGAGGCCGACGTGGCGTCTTTCAACGACACGCTGGAACTTACGGTCGACAATATCCTGGAGCAAAACGTAGACCTCGGCCTGGGCGACATCCTAAGCCCTTTCTCCGGCTGCTTCCTCGACCAAAGTTCCTTGCCGGTACAGGTGCAGTTCGGATTCTTTGGCTGCGATTCTTTGCCGGCCGGCGAAACGCTGGAAGTTTCCTACCGCTTAAACAACGGGGCGGTGGTCAGCGAAAGCGCCACATTGCCCAATACGCTGTACCGGGGCGACTTTTTCAACTACACCTTCAACAACCAGGCCCTGCTGCCGGTCTCCGTTGGCAATGAGTTGGATGCCTGGATCACTTACAGCCCGGATTATCTGATGGGCAATGACACGATTATGGGGAGGGTCGTGTCCAACCCGATTCCCGTGACCTATCCAGGCAAGGTGACTTTCGAAGGTGGGATGCTCGCGCTGGATTCCATTTACACCACCCTGGCAAAGGAAGGCAACGTTTTCCTCTCCGAAGATGCGGCCCGCACCGGCAGCTATGGCATTCAGATGACCGGTGGCGATTTCATCAGCGCCCGGCAACGGGGAGAAACCGTCAATCCGGAAGAAGATAACGTGTGGGAGGTCAACGAGCAGTTTTCCGCAAAAGTGTGTTTCTGCGCCGATCTGACCAACCTGGCTGCCGCCAGCCTGCGTTTCGACCTGCGCCAAACTTACACTACGTATTACCTCACCGGTTTTGGCAGCGTACGCCCCCTGGGCAGCCCGCTCCGGGTGTTGGTGAATGGCGAGCAGGCGAGCGAAACTTACAAGCCGGGCACCTTCTCCTCCGACCTCTGGAAAACCCACAGGATTGAGCTGGCCGATTACCTGGGCAGCCGGGTGGAGGTCTGCTTCGAAACCCGCAACGGCTTCAGCAAGGAATTTGATCCCAGCAATAAGGGAGACAATGCATATATCGATAATATCGTTATCGGCGACCTCGCGCTGGGAACGGATGGAGAGGCGAGCGCCAACCGGCCCATCCGCTTGTTCCCCAACCCCGCCCGGCAAAACATCCGCATGGATATCCCTCATTCGTGGGAAGTACAAGCCATTGAGGTGTACAACCAATTGGGCGAAAGGGTCATGGCCGTCCCGGTTGAAGAGCGCGTCATCCATGCGTCTTTCCTGCCGGCCGGCCTCTATTTCATTCGGGTAAAAGCGGAGGGAAGAGAATGGGTGGAGAAGGTAGTGGTACAGTAA